One genomic window of Luteitalea pratensis includes the following:
- a CDS encoding erythromycin esterase family protein, protein MVGLGESTHGTREFFQFKERLVRFLVTELGFNVVAIEAGLADMEPLNEYIVEGTGTLSAALATQGYIAYNNEDFVRLMAWLRAHNRRLPVERRVQVVGLDIMTNTRGRARVLDYLRAHDPRRVQEVESVFRTLAEEQAKTPLSFSRERLNSVLPQLNALHEFLKAERTRLASTNNVAQLETLIRYTKQMVWWSGGTADDGTPVGRSRAMGFNVLEILSHRPGAKVIAWAFNSHVARRSSGATSIGTEVSKVVGDRYYGMAFEFGQGVAQVRPPDTQGQLGPLQQMQVPAAPFGSLPWLLSEVTAEDFFVDLRSGHTTDVKRWLEQPIPAHWVAWNQQPGKPTVANDTVGDYDGLFFVHRASAARPTKAAKQQAASGGGI, encoded by the coding sequence GTGGTCGGGCTCGGAGAGTCTACCCACGGTACGCGCGAGTTCTTCCAGTTCAAGGAACGGCTTGTACGGTTCCTCGTCACCGAGCTCGGGTTCAACGTGGTGGCCATCGAGGCCGGACTTGCCGATATGGAGCCATTGAATGAGTACATCGTCGAAGGAACGGGCACGCTCTCGGCGGCCCTCGCGACGCAGGGCTATATCGCTTACAACAATGAGGACTTCGTTAGGTTGATGGCGTGGCTCCGTGCCCACAACCGACGCCTGCCTGTTGAGCGTCGCGTGCAAGTGGTCGGCCTCGATATCATGACAAACACGCGCGGTCGAGCCCGTGTCCTCGACTATCTCCGTGCCCACGACCCTCGCCGCGTCCAGGAGGTCGAGTCCGTGTTCCGGACGCTTGCCGAGGAGCAGGCGAAGACGCCTTTGAGTTTTAGTCGGGAGCGCCTCAACTCGGTGCTGCCGCAGTTAAATGCGTTGCACGAGTTCCTTAAGGCAGAACGAACTCGACTCGCGAGCACCAACAATGTTGCGCAGCTCGAGACGCTCATCAGATACACCAAACAGATGGTCTGGTGGTCGGGTGGCACGGCGGACGACGGTACTCCAGTTGGTCGGTCACGAGCCATGGGGTTCAATGTTCTGGAAATACTGTCACACAGGCCGGGTGCAAAGGTGATTGCATGGGCCTTCAACAGCCATGTCGCACGAAGATCGAGCGGCGCGACCTCTATCGGAACGGAGGTGAGCAAAGTCGTTGGTGACCGCTACTACGGGATGGCGTTCGAGTTCGGGCAGGGAGTGGCGCAGGTGCGGCCTCCCGACACCCAGGGTCAGTTGGGGCCGCTCCAACAGATGCAGGTGCCAGCAGCGCCGTTTGGATCACTGCCTTGGTTATTATCGGAAGTGACCGCCGAGGACTTCTTTGTGGACCTTCGCTCTGGCCACACGACTGACGTAAAGCGTTGGCTAGAGCAGCCCATTCCGGCTCATTGGGTAGCGTGGAACCAGCAACCAGGTAAGCCCACCGTAGCCAACGACACAGTCGGTGACTATGATGGCCTGTTCTTCGTACACCGCGCCTCAGCCGCTCGCCCGACAAAGGCTGCCAAACAACAGGCCGCGAGCGGTGGCGGCATTTGA
- a CDS encoding tannase/feruloyl esterase family alpha/beta hydrolase, whose product MMLLRAVLTLLPLVTWASHAMAAPQSCEHLTQLRLPDTTITLAVSTAGTFTPPAGNPLEGLPAFCRVVGVIRPTSDSHIEFEVWMPAAGWNGRFYGLGNPGAGGEIQYVQIAQAVRRGYAVASTDTGHKGGITDVSWTLAARGESAA is encoded by the coding sequence ATGATGTTGCTCCGGGCAGTCCTGACCCTGCTGCCGCTCGTCACTTGGGCCAGCCACGCGATGGCGGCGCCTCAGTCCTGCGAGCACCTGACGCAGCTCCGATTGCCGGACACCACCATTACCCTGGCGGTCAGCACCGCCGGCACCTTCACGCCGCCGGCGGGTAACCCGCTCGAGGGCCTGCCCGCGTTCTGCAGGGTCGTAGGCGTCATTCGGCCGACGAGCGATTCGCACATCGAGTTCGAGGTGTGGATGCCTGCGGCGGGCTGGAACGGTAGGTTCTACGGCCTCGGCAATCCCGGTGCTGGCGGCGAGATCCAATATGTGCAGATCGCGCAGGCCGTGCGCCGCGGATATGCCGTCGCATCCACCGACACGGGCCACAAAGGCGGCATCACCGACGTGAGTTGGACCCTAGCAGCCCGTGGTGAAAGTGCTGCCTGA
- a CDS encoding transposase, which produces MGSTPSNPLDRLRRMAMGTRQDEQAPLWIATSELPTGPGHPFYTRLTSVLDAAGFDRYVEDACRGFYAPRMGRPGLAPGRYFRLLLVGYFEGLDSERGIAWRAADSLAIRRFLHVGLEDGTPDHSTISRTRRLIDVETHRAVFTWVQAQLVTHGLLTGKTIAVDATTLEANAAMRSIVRRDTGETYQAYLTQLAAASGIETPTREALARFDRRRKKKGSNDDWTHPDDPDAKITKMKDGRTHLAHKAEHAVDADSGAIVAVTVQGADVGDTSSVVETVVEAAEQLERVGAPAQLDELIADKGYHANRTLIDLHALGIRAYVSEPDRGRRRWDQAPDAQALVYANRRRIRGRRGLALLRCRAERVERSFAHLYETGAMRRTHLRGHQNILKRLLVHAGGFNLGLVMRQLVGAGTPRGLQARLGPLVALLVMLTDALAARWPILTTTTDTPVADLVYLRNSLAEAARP; this is translated from the coding sequence ATGGGATCGACACCATCGAACCCGCTCGATAGACTGCGACGCATGGCGATGGGCACGCGGCAGGACGAGCAGGCACCGCTCTGGATCGCGACGTCGGAGCTGCCCACCGGTCCTGGCCATCCGTTCTACACGCGGCTCACTTCGGTGCTCGACGCGGCGGGCTTCGATCGCTACGTCGAGGACGCCTGCCGCGGCTTCTACGCGCCGCGCATGGGCCGTCCCGGGCTGGCCCCGGGCCGCTACTTCCGCCTGCTGCTGGTTGGCTACTTCGAAGGCCTGGACTCCGAGCGCGGCATCGCGTGGCGGGCGGCCGACTCGTTGGCGATCCGTCGATTCCTGCACGTCGGGCTCGAGGACGGCACGCCGGATCACTCGACGATCTCGCGCACGCGTCGCCTGATCGATGTGGAGACCCACCGGGCCGTCTTCACGTGGGTCCAGGCACAGTTGGTGACGCACGGGCTGCTCACTGGCAAGACGATCGCGGTGGACGCGACGACGCTGGAAGCCAATGCGGCCATGCGCAGCATCGTGCGGCGCGACACCGGCGAGACGTACCAGGCCTACCTCACGCAGTTGGCCGCGGCCTCGGGGATCGAGACGCCCACACGCGAGGCGCTCGCGCGCTTCGATCGACGCCGCAAGAAGAAGGGATCCAACGACGACTGGACGCATCCGGACGATCCCGACGCGAAGATCACCAAGATGAAGGACGGGCGCACGCACCTAGCACACAAGGCCGAGCACGCGGTCGATGCCGACAGCGGCGCGATTGTCGCGGTCACAGTCCAGGGCGCCGATGTCGGCGACACGAGCAGCGTGGTCGAGACCGTCGTCGAGGCGGCCGAGCAATTGGAGCGGGTCGGCGCGCCGGCACAGCTCGACGAACTGATCGCGGACAAGGGCTACCACGCCAACCGCACCCTCATCGATCTGCACGCGCTCGGCATCCGCGCCTACGTCTCGGAACCGGACCGCGGTCGCCGTCGGTGGGACCAGGCCCCCGATGCGCAAGCGCTCGTCTACGCGAATCGCCGACGCATCCGCGGCCGCCGCGGTCTCGCGCTCTTGCGCTGCCGTGCCGAACGCGTCGAGCGCTCGTTTGCGCATCTGTACGAAACCGGCGCAATGCGACGGACGCACCTGCGCGGGCATCAGAACATCCTCAAGCGGCTGCTGGTGCACGCCGGCGGCTTCAATCTGGGGCTCGTCATGCGCCAGCTGGTCGGCGCAGGCACGCCGCGGGGCCTGCAGGCGCGTCTCGGTCCCCTTGTCGCCCTGCTGGTCATGCTCACGGACGCCCTGGCGGCGCGGTGGCCGATCCTGACAACCACGACCGACACACCAGTCGCCGACCTGGTTTATCTGCGCAACTCGCTCGCCGAGGCAGCGCGACCCTGA
- a CDS encoding WD40 repeat domain-containing serine/threonine protein kinase, with amino-acid sequence MPALPTTSSGFRPALILGGRYRLLRVLGRGGQGEVWHAFDVKLRMEVALKALRADLIRDDHARDLLRSEVRSARQVVSANVCRVFDLVVEDGHEMVSMEFVDGTTLAELLAEKGPLDFGRGGEIAGQLLAGLEAIHAAGFVHRDLKPENVMLTLSKRVVVMDFGIARSLTDTQAETIVGTPGYMSPEQADGLLVDARADVFSAAVILAEMVSPRTTGTGGSANDRLRLWAELRRDPPQVSAGPWSAVLRRALSRSPGARYSSAGALARALEVEQRETSRAEQSPYPGLLHFTPEDTRFFFGRELEVESLLRQLRRPRLRAVIGPSGAGKSSFVRAGLVPALPAGWSAIVCAPADRPFAALAQALAPKLAGDPEVGHLLPHLEDFAASVFLARRWRQRHDHALLVVDQAEELFTLNPIEVQHRFSELLGRLVLDADVHVLLSIRDDFLLQCQSFEDLRPAFSDLTPLAPPAGAALRRALVQPALVCGYRFEDERLVEDMLRDVAQERGTLPLLAFALARLWEHRDRERGLLTRRGYEDIGGVAGALAQHAEATLETIGAARVQIVREILRNLVTAEGTRALQGWEELLSAFADRREAEEVLGRLIEARLLTSFEAAPEDAGTTGHRQVEIIHESLLASWPRLARWRDQDSEGARLRDQLRQAARLWDERGRPGGLLWTGPSFADYVAWRSRYAGRLTALEQAFGKAMETQAGRRRRQMGMAIGTAFAALLVVLVVVSQLWIRSRAAEQRAVQQTLRTEAQQLLALGQLEEDRNPTLAFAHAIAALERADTAEIRRFALRQLWKGPLAFVRSEGSNGGDSSLAFSTDGEWLVDSGTDARVWRRDGSGPFDVGSSFLRNVTAQFASDGRRLVIFGRRRSGTAGVDVIGLPELTLLKRIETPGEGLLAVRGDKLITRAPNGSGADIVLRSLIAGDARRLGFLSGGALRLQFDASGDRYFVSYPGHRQVLASTSKAGAAGQHIVLRTSAPVSSFWLDSNGEQIALRDDTGALRLGSLVHAREPRHLTGSSLKPEERISSVVFDSTGRWIVAALTGQGLRMWDLIGPPDAETMALGRGPVTTIGAVFEPTGRWLTAEDLNGVTFWPLTRRWPSVMRVSAGAPRDVAFDPKGKWIAASAGVGGVEIWPSTGNSFPRRRIAADVSQLAVSPDGQFLATGTRSGSVLILPVAGSGFRELPGFQGWVDAVAFDATGSRIAADGPENGGQRHVIRVFDLQTGAVKRYDPGDGNDINTVAFLPDGRLLIAGFGGLRRLDLETGSFELLLAQPGGAFLGPDGRHVLLLDTGDNVQEPVGTASVYDLHERRGWPLSSHGDQVTLMAWDPSGKRLVTGSRDGIVRVGPATGDEPHLLIGHQGPIWGVRIDPTGRLVASTSVDGTVRIWPMPEGQPPHTWSRDALLDKFRSLTNVRIAPDATSASGYRITFLPFQGWGREPPTW; translated from the coding sequence ATGCCCGCCCTCCCTACCACCTCCAGTGGCTTTCGGCCCGCCCTGATTCTTGGTGGCCGCTACCGGCTTCTGCGCGTGCTCGGTCGCGGTGGTCAGGGAGAGGTGTGGCATGCCTTCGATGTGAAGCTCCGAATGGAAGTGGCGCTGAAGGCGCTTCGGGCTGACCTGATTCGGGACGATCACGCCCGGGATCTGCTACGAAGTGAGGTGCGTAGCGCGCGCCAGGTCGTCTCGGCCAACGTGTGCCGGGTGTTCGACCTTGTAGTCGAGGACGGCCATGAGATGGTGTCGATGGAGTTCGTGGACGGCACCACGCTCGCCGAACTTCTTGCGGAGAAGGGGCCGTTGGACTTCGGCCGGGGGGGAGAGATCGCCGGACAGCTGCTGGCTGGCCTGGAAGCGATCCATGCCGCCGGGTTCGTGCATCGCGATCTCAAACCCGAGAACGTCATGCTGACCCTGTCGAAGCGGGTTGTGGTCATGGACTTCGGGATTGCCCGAAGCCTGACCGATACCCAGGCTGAGACCATCGTCGGGACCCCGGGGTACATGTCTCCGGAGCAGGCCGACGGCCTTCTGGTGGACGCGCGCGCCGATGTGTTCTCGGCCGCCGTGATTCTCGCGGAGATGGTCTCGCCGAGGACGACCGGAACGGGCGGATCAGCGAATGACAGACTCAGGCTGTGGGCGGAGTTGCGTCGAGACCCGCCTCAGGTTTCGGCCGGACCTTGGAGTGCAGTGCTCCGCCGGGCACTGAGCCGTTCACCTGGGGCCCGTTATTCCTCCGCGGGTGCGCTGGCGCGCGCCCTGGAAGTCGAGCAGCGGGAGACGAGTCGCGCCGAGCAGAGTCCATATCCGGGTCTTCTGCACTTCACACCAGAGGACACGCGCTTCTTCTTCGGCCGCGAGCTCGAAGTGGAGTCGCTGCTTCGTCAGTTGCGACGCCCTCGCCTGCGAGCCGTAATCGGGCCTTCCGGCGCCGGCAAGAGCTCGTTCGTGCGGGCTGGGCTGGTGCCGGCCCTCCCCGCTGGCTGGTCGGCAATCGTGTGCGCACCAGCGGACAGGCCGTTCGCCGCTCTGGCCCAGGCCCTGGCTCCGAAGCTGGCTGGCGATCCGGAAGTCGGGCACCTGTTGCCCCACCTCGAAGATTTCGCCGCGTCTGTTTTCCTGGCGCGACGATGGCGCCAGCGGCATGATCACGCGCTCCTTGTCGTCGATCAGGCCGAGGAATTGTTCACGCTGAACCCGATCGAGGTGCAGCATCGCTTCTCGGAGCTCCTGGGACGACTCGTGCTCGACGCCGACGTGCACGTCCTCCTCTCCATCCGAGATGATTTCCTGCTGCAGTGCCAGTCCTTCGAGGACCTGCGCCCCGCGTTCTCCGACCTGACCCCTCTCGCGCCGCCAGCCGGCGCCGCGCTGCGCCGTGCACTGGTGCAGCCGGCACTCGTCTGCGGTTATCGGTTCGAAGACGAGCGGCTCGTGGAGGACATGCTGCGCGACGTGGCCCAGGAACGAGGGACGCTGCCGCTGCTCGCCTTCGCATTGGCGCGCCTGTGGGAGCACCGCGATCGGGAGCGCGGCCTGCTCACGCGCCGTGGCTACGAGGACATCGGCGGCGTGGCTGGCGCGCTTGCCCAGCACGCCGAGGCGACGCTCGAGACGATCGGTGCCGCGCGCGTTCAGATCGTGCGGGAGATCCTGCGCAACCTCGTCACGGCCGAAGGAACGCGGGCGCTCCAGGGATGGGAAGAACTCCTCTCCGCCTTTGCCGACCGTCGCGAGGCGGAGGAGGTCCTTGGCAGGCTCATCGAGGCGCGTCTGCTGACGTCCTTCGAAGCGGCACCCGAGGACGCGGGCACGACCGGACACCGTCAGGTGGAGATCATTCACGAGTCGTTGCTCGCGTCCTGGCCCCGGCTCGCGCGCTGGCGCGACCAGGACAGCGAAGGGGCGCGTCTGCGCGACCAGCTCCGGCAGGCTGCACGCCTTTGGGACGAGCGAGGGCGACCGGGCGGTCTCTTGTGGACGGGACCGTCTTTCGCAGACTACGTCGCCTGGAGATCGCGCTATGCCGGTCGACTGACTGCGCTCGAGCAGGCGTTCGGCAAAGCCATGGAAACCCAGGCCGGCCGACGACGACGCCAGATGGGTATGGCGATCGGCACTGCCTTTGCGGCGCTCCTGGTCGTACTCGTAGTCGTGAGCCAACTATGGATTCGGAGTCGCGCGGCGGAGCAGCGGGCGGTGCAGCAGACGCTCCGCACCGAGGCACAACAGCTCCTTGCGCTCGGACAGCTCGAGGAAGACCGGAACCCGACGCTGGCGTTCGCGCACGCGATAGCCGCCTTGGAGCGCGCCGATACGGCGGAGATTCGGCGCTTCGCCTTGCGCCAACTCTGGAAAGGGCCGCTGGCGTTCGTGCGGAGCGAGGGAAGCAACGGCGGCGATTCGAGCCTCGCGTTCAGCACCGATGGCGAATGGCTCGTCGACTCGGGAACTGATGCGCGCGTGTGGCGGCGCGATGGGTCGGGGCCATTCGATGTGGGCAGTTCGTTCCTGCGCAACGTGACCGCACAGTTCGCGAGTGACGGGCGCAGGCTCGTGATCTTTGGGCGACGGCGTTCTGGGACAGCGGGAGTCGATGTCATCGGTCTCCCGGAGCTGACGCTGCTGAAACGGATCGAGACCCCCGGCGAAGGTCTCCTGGCCGTGCGCGGCGACAAGCTCATCACGCGAGCGCCGAACGGCTCTGGCGCAGACATCGTTCTGCGATCGCTCATCGCGGGAGATGCCCGCAGGCTGGGCTTCCTCTCCGGTGGAGCGCTGCGACTGCAGTTCGACGCGTCAGGTGATCGCTACTTCGTCTCGTATCCCGGTCACCGGCAGGTGCTCGCGTCGACGTCCAAAGCCGGGGCAGCGGGACAGCACATCGTGCTCCGGACGAGTGCGCCAGTGTCGAGCTTCTGGCTTGACAGCAACGGCGAACAGATCGCTTTGCGGGACGACACGGGTGCGCTGCGGCTCGGCTCGCTGGTACACGCGCGCGAGCCTCGGCACCTGACCGGTTCATCACTGAAACCGGAGGAGCGGATCAGCAGCGTCGTCTTCGATTCCACTGGCCGATGGATCGTCGCGGCCCTCACGGGGCAAGGATTACGAATGTGGGATCTGATTGGTCCGCCGGACGCCGAAACGATGGCGCTCGGCCGCGGACCCGTCACGACGATCGGCGCCGTGTTCGAGCCAACCGGGCGATGGCTGACCGCTGAAGATCTGAATGGCGTGACATTCTGGCCCCTTACACGGCGTTGGCCCTCAGTCATGAGAGTCTCCGCTGGCGCGCCGAGAGATGTGGCCTTCGATCCGAAGGGGAAGTGGATCGCTGCGTCGGCCGGGGTGGGTGGCGTTGAGATTTGGCCTTCGACTGGTAACAGCTTCCCGCGCCGACGTATCGCTGCGGACGTGTCCCAATTGGCCGTTTCGCCGGATGGCCAGTTTCTCGCCACGGGCACACGGTCTGGAAGCGTGCTGATCCTGCCGGTCGCAGGGTCAGGCTTCAGGGAGTTGCCCGGCTTCCAAGGGTGGGTGGACGCGGTGGCTTTCGATGCGACGGGAAGCCGAATCGCTGCAGATGGCCCGGAGAATGGCGGACAACGCCACGTTATTCGCGTTTTTGACCTGCAGACGGGCGCCGTGAAGCGCTACGATCCCGGCGACGGAAACGATATCAATACCGTCGCGTTCTTGCCGGATGGCCGCCTGCTCATCGCGGGCTTTGGAGGACTGCGTCGCCTCGATTTGGAAACAGGGTCTTTCGAACTTCTACTGGCGCAGCCGGGCGGGGCATTCCTCGGTCCCGATGGCCGACACGTCCTCCTGCTCGACACCGGCGACAACGTCCAAGAGCCTGTGGGTACGGCATCTGTGTATGACCTGCACGAACGGCGCGGCTGGCCGCTGTCGTCACACGGAGACCAGGTAACCTTGATGGCGTGGGATCCCTCAGGCAAGCGCCTGGTGACTGGCAGCCGGGATGGGATCGTGCGGGTCGGTCCTGCCACCGGCGACGAGCCGCACCTCCTGATCGGCCATCAAGGGCCCATCTGGGGGGTTCGAATCGATCCAACCGGACGCCTCGTCGCCTCGACGAGCGTGGACGGCACGGTGCGGATCTGGCCGATGCCCGAGGGACAACCGCCGCATACCTGGTCGCGTGATGCGCTTCTCGACAAGTTCCGGTCGTTGACGAACGTTCGCATTGCTCCGGACGCCACGTCGGCTAGCGGCTATCGCATTACCTTCTTGCCGTTTCAAGGGTGGGGCCGCGAGCCGCCGACCTGGTGA
- a CDS encoding RNA polymerase sigma factor: protein MSTFPSTAWTAVSRARSGGEPEAREALAFLCAAYWRPLYSFARGVGYTAEDAHDLTQGYFALLIEKDYLGDVRLREGRFRAFLLTSFKHFLSKERDRARALKRGGGRVPVAIDVREAEARHPDDPLDTLDPETLFERRWAFTLLERAMARLGQELKHAGRGVEFEQLEGYLTGSEPRVHYHEVAERLGTTEGAVKKMVHRLRRRYGHLLREEIGATVADPGDVDSELHHLLSAIKPWERPAG, encoded by the coding sequence ATGAGCACGTTTCCCAGCACCGCCTGGACAGCCGTTTCGCGAGCCCGCAGTGGCGGCGAGCCCGAGGCGCGAGAGGCGCTTGCCTTTCTGTGTGCGGCCTACTGGCGTCCCCTGTACAGCTTCGCCCGCGGGGTCGGTTATACGGCTGAGGACGCCCATGACCTCACGCAGGGATACTTTGCGCTGCTCATCGAGAAGGACTACCTCGGTGACGTGCGGTTGCGGGAAGGCCGATTCCGCGCGTTCCTCCTGACGTCGTTCAAGCACTTTCTGTCCAAGGAACGCGACCGCGCGCGGGCGCTGAAGAGAGGCGGCGGCCGGGTGCCGGTGGCGATCGACGTCCGGGAAGCGGAGGCGCGGCACCCTGACGATCCGCTCGACACTCTCGATCCCGAGACGCTCTTCGAGCGGCGGTGGGCCTTCACCCTCCTCGAGCGGGCGATGGCACGTCTCGGTCAGGAACTGAAGCACGCAGGTCGCGGCGTCGAGTTCGAGCAGCTTGAAGGCTATCTGACGGGCAGTGAGCCGCGGGTGCACTACCACGAGGTGGCCGAGCGCCTCGGGACGACCGAAGGCGCCGTCAAGAAGATGGTCCACCGGCTGCGTCGACGCTACGGGCATCTGCTCCGGGAAGAGATCGGGGCCACGGTGGCCGACCCTGGAGACGTCGACTCCGAACTTCATCATCTGCTGTCGGCAATCAAGCCGTGGGAGCGTCCGGCGGGGTAA
- a CDS encoding addiction module protein: MPKPLPLPPVGFDELSVDEKIDYLQSLWDRIAATPETIPVPDWHRQILDVRLKDLDADPAAGDGWEVVEERLRKKFDTNH, translated from the coding sequence ATGCCCAAACCCCTTCCGCTTCCGCCGGTCGGATTCGACGAGCTCTCGGTTGACGAAAAGATCGACTACCTGCAGTCGCTCTGGGACCGAATTGCGGCCACTCCTGAGACGATTCCCGTTCCTGACTGGCACCGCCAAATCCTCGACGTGCGCCTGAAGGACCTCGACGCCGATCCGGCCGCCGGTGATGGCTGGGAGGTGGTTGAGGAACGTCTCCGGAAGAAATTCGACACCAACCACTGA
- a CDS encoding type II toxin-antitoxin system RelE/ParE family toxin, whose translation MTRRFIVRPLAEGDLEDAARWYDDERSGLTYRFLNDVDRMFARIRERPLQFPSVLGDVRRALLHTFPYAVYFLASEEMVVVLAVLHLRRNPQVWRRRAR comes from the coding sequence ATGACTCGCCGGTTCATCGTTCGTCCACTCGCCGAGGGCGATCTCGAAGATGCCGCGCGGTGGTACGACGATGAGCGTTCCGGCCTCACCTATCGATTCCTCAACGACGTGGATCGGATGTTCGCGCGCATCCGTGAACGGCCATTGCAGTTCCCCAGCGTGTTGGGCGATGTCCGTCGAGCGCTGCTGCATACTTTCCCGTACGCCGTGTATTTTCTCGCGTCCGAAGAGATGGTCGTCGTCCTCGCGGTGTTGCACCTGCGACGGAACCCGCAGGTGTGGCGTCGACGCGCACGATAG
- a CDS encoding PP2C family protein-serine/threonine phosphatase produces the protein MPDPAAPRNVESATPVAHGALTPKAFGITDKGRVRPTNEDQFLVAELSKAMRIRQTSLVEPRLHVGEESGHLYLVADGMGGHRAGETASALTVTAIEQFMLNSFKWFFAPDESGGQNVLAEFQAAIGQADAHVMAEAAEHPELSGMGTTVTLAFHLGSQVCLVHVGDSRGYLYRDRELQQVTHDHTLVADLLRSGAIRPEEAARYRYRHIITNVVGGQQVGVKVEAHAFEVKARDCLLLCSDGLTEMLTNEAIAHVLGTTPDPQEAATALVAQANDAGGRDNVTVLIVRFDEAGST, from the coding sequence ATGCCCGACCCTGCTGCGCCGCGCAACGTCGAGTCCGCGACACCCGTCGCGCACGGGGCCCTGACGCCGAAGGCGTTTGGCATCACAGACAAAGGCCGCGTGCGTCCTACGAACGAAGACCAGTTTCTCGTGGCCGAACTCAGCAAGGCGATGCGGATTCGGCAAACCAGCCTGGTCGAGCCAAGGTTGCATGTCGGTGAGGAAAGCGGCCACTTATATCTCGTCGCCGACGGCATGGGTGGCCACCGCGCCGGCGAAACGGCGAGTGCGCTCACCGTCACCGCGATCGAGCAGTTCATGCTCAATTCCTTCAAGTGGTTTTTCGCGCCTGATGAGAGCGGGGGGCAGAATGTGCTCGCCGAGTTTCAGGCTGCGATCGGTCAGGCCGATGCGCACGTCATGGCGGAAGCTGCCGAGCATCCCGAGCTCAGCGGCATGGGCACCACGGTCACGCTGGCGTTTCACCTCGGATCGCAGGTATGCCTCGTCCACGTCGGCGACAGCCGCGGGTACCTCTATCGGGATCGCGAGCTGCAACAGGTAACGCACGACCACACCCTCGTGGCCGATCTGTTGCGCAGCGGTGCGATTCGACCAGAAGAAGCGGCGAGGTATCGGTACCGACACATCATCACGAACGTCGTGGGCGGTCAGCAGGTCGGCGTCAAGGTCGAAGCACACGCCTTCGAGGTCAAGGCCCGCGATTGCCTGCTGCTCTGTTCGGATGGATTGACCGAGATGCTGACTAATGAGGCGATCGCGCACGTGCTCGGAACGACGCCGGATCCGCAAGAGGCGGCGACCGCACTCGTGGCGCAAGCCAATGACGCTGGTGGCCGCGACAACGTGACGGTGTTGATCGTTCGATTCGATGAAGCCGGTTCCACCTAA